Proteins from a genomic interval of Sphingopyxis sp. QXT-31:
- a CDS encoding 2-hydroxyacid dehydrogenase, with amino-acid sequence MPDSSRPRRPRVIVTRQLMPHVEARMAELFDVALSAQDHAFSKDELKAAVADCDVFVPTVTDEIDAEVIAAAGERLKLIANFGAGVDHIDLAAARARGIMVSNTPGVFTEDTADMTMALILSVPRRLAEGEKLMRSGQWQGWAPSAMLGHRVGGKLLGIIGMGRIGLAVARRARAFGLSIHYHNRRRLPEAIEEELGASYHASVDTLLRISDVVTIHCPHTSETHEMVSAARIAAMKPTAYLINTARGEIVDEAALIAALKTGRIAGAGLDVYTHEPAVDPELLALDNVVLLPHLGSATIEGREASGEKVIANIRAWSDGHRPPDQVLEGWA; translated from the coding sequence ATGCCCGATTCATCCCGCCCACGGCGCCCGCGCGTCATCGTCACCCGCCAGCTGATGCCGCATGTCGAGGCGCGCATGGCCGAATTGTTCGACGTCGCGCTGTCGGCGCAAGACCATGCGTTCAGCAAGGACGAATTGAAGGCCGCGGTCGCCGATTGCGACGTGTTCGTGCCGACGGTGACCGACGAGATCGACGCCGAGGTGATCGCGGCGGCGGGCGAACGGCTCAAGCTGATCGCCAATTTCGGCGCCGGGGTTGACCATATCGACCTCGCCGCCGCGCGCGCCAGGGGCATCATGGTGTCGAACACCCCGGGGGTGTTCACCGAGGATACCGCCGACATGACGATGGCGCTGATCCTCTCGGTCCCGCGCCGGCTGGCCGAGGGCGAGAAGCTCATGCGATCGGGCCAGTGGCAGGGCTGGGCACCGAGCGCGATGCTCGGCCACCGCGTCGGAGGAAAATTGCTCGGCATCATCGGCATGGGGCGCATCGGCCTCGCGGTCGCGCGGCGCGCGCGGGCGTTCGGGCTGTCGATCCATTATCACAACCGCCGCCGCCTGCCCGAGGCGATCGAAGAGGAACTGGGCGCGAGCTATCATGCGAGCGTCGATACGCTGCTGCGCATCAGCGACGTGGTGACGATCCATTGCCCGCACACGAGCGAGACGCACGAGATGGTCAGCGCGGCGCGGATCGCGGCGATGAAGCCCACCGCCTATCTGATCAACACCGCGCGCGGCGAAATCGTCGACGAAGCGGCGCTGATCGCGGCGCTCAAGACCGGACGCATCGCGGGCGCGGGGCTCGACGTCTATACGCACGAACCCGCGGTCGACCCCGAACTGCTCGCGCTCGACAATGTCGTGCTGCTGCCGCACCTGGGCTCGGCGACGATCGAGGGGCGCGAGGCGTCGGGCGAAAAGGTCATCGCCAATATCCGCGCGTGGAGCGACGGGCACCGGCCGCCCGATCAGGTGCTGGAGGGGTGGGCCTGA
- a CDS encoding SH3 domain-containing protein, translating to MTSRHFAVILLSLAVVGPAAAQSDPELPYWASISVDEARMRKGPSPDVPVIWEYRRKDLPVKVVARHETWRKIEDPDGTQGWMAARLLSRTRTAIVVGDIRPLREAASSSSPVLYRAEPGVVGKISDCANGWCMLDVKGRRGWIQTDHIWGD from the coding sequence ATGACCAGCCGACATTTCGCCGTGATCTTGCTAAGCCTTGCCGTGGTGGGACCGGCGGCAGCACAGTCCGACCCCGAACTCCCTTATTGGGCGTCGATCAGCGTTGACGAGGCGCGGATGCGCAAGGGGCCGTCGCCCGACGTGCCGGTGATCTGGGAATATCGCCGCAAGGACCTGCCGGTAAAGGTGGTCGCGCGGCACGAGACCTGGCGCAAGATCGAGGATCCCGACGGTACGCAGGGCTGGATGGCGGCGCGGCTTCTCAGCCGCACGCGCACCGCGATCGTCGTCGGCGATATCCGCCCTTTGCGCGAAGCGGCGAGCAGTTCGTCGCCCGTCCTTTACCGCGCGGAGCCCGGTGTCGTCGGCAAGATCAGCGACTGCGCGAACGGCTGGTGCATGCTCGACGTCAAGGGGCGCCGCGGCTGGATCCAAACCGACCATATCTGGGGCGACTGA
- a CDS encoding DUF1090 family protein, translating into MKSKFLTAGLIAAMMVPAVAQAQTREIRKDRQDVREEQRELRDAKRYGDRSDVREERRELRDAKGDLRDSKRDWRRDTRYQNYRAPFKYQQFRVGATLRSNYYAPSYRPTWDSRWGVPRAGRNLTYVRHYNDLLLVNTRNGRVVQVYRNHFRWR; encoded by the coding sequence ATGAAGAGCAAATTTCTCACCGCCGGCCTGATCGCCGCGATGATGGTTCCCGCGGTTGCGCAGGCGCAGACCCGCGAAATCCGCAAGGATCGTCAGGACGTCCGCGAAGAGCAGCGCGAGCTGCGCGATGCGAAGCGTTATGGCGACCGCAGCGACGTCCGCGAGGAACGCCGCGAACTGCGCGACGCCAAAGGCGACCTGCGCGACAGCAAGCGCGACTGGCGCCGCGACACGCGCTACCAAAATTATCGCGCGCCGTTCAAATATCAGCAGTTCCGCGTCGGTGCGACGCTCCGCTCGAACTACTACGCGCCGAGCTATCGTCCGACCTGGGACAGCCGCTGGGGCGTGCCGCGCGCGGGCCGCAATCTGACCTATGTCCGCCACTATAACGACCTGTTGCTCGTCAACACGCGCAACGGCCGGGTGGTGCAGGTCTATCGCAACCACTTCCGCTGGCGCTAA
- a CDS encoding acetyl-CoA C-acyltransferase, which yields MTATDPVVFLSYARTPMGGMQGALSDASATDLGATAVKAAVERAGVSGDDIERIYMGCVLPAGLGQAPARQAAIKAGLPKSVQATTVNKVCGSGMQTVIMGAEALAAGSIDLVVAGGMESMTNAPYLLKKHRSGARIGHDTAYDHMFLDGLEDAYEAGRAMGTFAQDTADAYQLSRQAQDDYTLESLSRAKAAIADGAFAAEIAPVTIAGRKGDVVVDTDEAPGKAMPDKIPTLKPAFAKDGTITAATSSSISDGAAAVVLTRQSVADAKGAKPVARLVAHTAHAQEPKDFTVAPVGAINKLLAKTGWSIGDVDLFEVNEAFACVAMFAMHDLGIPREKINVHGGATALGHPIGASGTRIITTLIAALQRHGKTRGIASLCIGGGEATAVAIELV from the coding sequence ATGACCGCCACCGATCCCGTCGTTTTCCTCTCCTATGCGCGCACTCCGATGGGTGGCATGCAGGGCGCCTTGTCGGACGCGAGCGCGACCGACCTCGGCGCCACTGCGGTCAAGGCGGCGGTCGAGCGCGCGGGCGTGTCGGGCGACGATATCGAGCGTATTTATATGGGCTGCGTGCTCCCTGCCGGGCTCGGCCAAGCACCGGCGCGCCAGGCCGCGATCAAGGCCGGCCTGCCCAAGTCGGTTCAGGCGACCACGGTCAACAAGGTGTGCGGTTCGGGCATGCAGACCGTGATCATGGGCGCCGAAGCGCTCGCCGCGGGCAGCATCGATCTGGTCGTCGCAGGCGGCATGGAATCGATGACCAACGCGCCGTACCTCCTCAAGAAGCATCGCTCGGGCGCGCGCATCGGGCACGACACCGCCTATGACCATATGTTCCTCGACGGGCTGGAAGACGCCTATGAGGCGGGCCGCGCGATGGGCACCTTCGCGCAGGACACCGCCGACGCCTATCAGCTCTCGCGCCAGGCGCAGGACGATTATACGCTCGAATCGCTGAGCCGCGCCAAGGCCGCGATCGCCGACGGCGCCTTCGCCGCCGAGATCGCGCCGGTGACGATCGCCGGCCGCAAGGGCGACGTCGTCGTCGACACCGACGAGGCGCCGGGCAAGGCGATGCCCGACAAGATCCCGACGCTGAAGCCCGCCTTCGCCAAGGACGGCACGATCACCGCCGCGACCAGCAGCTCGATCTCCGACGGCGCCGCCGCGGTGGTGCTGACGCGCCAGTCGGTCGCCGATGCCAAGGGCGCCAAGCCCGTCGCGCGCCTCGTTGCCCACACCGCGCATGCGCAGGAGCCCAAGGACTTCACCGTCGCCCCCGTCGGCGCGATCAACAAATTGCTCGCCAAGACCGGCTGGTCGATCGGCGACGTCGACCTGTTCGAGGTCAATGAAGCGTTCGCCTGCGTCGCGATGTTCGCGATGCACGACCTCGGCATCCCGCGCGAAAAGATCAACGTCCATGGCGGTGCGACCGCGCTCGGCCATCCGATCGGCGCCAGCGGCACCCGCATCATCACCACGCTGATCGCCGCACTCCAGCGCCACGGCAAGACCCGCGGCATCGCGAGCCTGTGCATCGGCGGCGGCGAAGCGACCGCGGTGGCGATCGAACTCGTCTGA
- a CDS encoding DUF885 domain-containing protein, with protein sequence MQLNRREFSLAIGASLLAAPAARAAPGNSDAAFTAFLDAAFEAELHLDPEQLTSLGRKEQQDRFTDPSDAGAEARLAWRRASVAEMTKRFDRAALGEDARVSYDMWALELERAEASTKWRGHGYIFDRNGPHTGLPNFLINQHRVDTPADMEAYAARVTALGPTLDIYLDSAKASAAKGIRMPGFAYDQSIELIGRLTTGAPFGEGADNALFADAKTKVAGLVAAGKIDAAAADAFAARIAEAMTGSLKPAYDRIAGWLAADRAAAGTEPRGAGALPDGAAYYNAMLRLQTTTGMTADEIHDLGLSEVARIRGEMEELKAKIGYEGKLEDFFLFLRSDDRFYVANDDAGRAAYLQKAADYLAGMRARLPEQFGRLPKADLIVKRVEAFREEPGGAAHYSPAALDGSRPGIYYVHLADTRATPIYEIEGTTYHEGHPGHHMQIALAQEMTGTPEFRKNYFYGAYGEGWALYVERLAKEMGFYTDPYSDFGRLGREIWRAIRLVVDTGIHAKGWSEAEAFAYYSANSPQPVGKIRSEIRRYFVTPGQATSYKVGMQRILALRDKAKEALGARYDQKMFHEIILGRGSVPLPVLEAQVDRWIG encoded by the coding sequence ATGCAGCTCAACCGACGCGAATTCTCGCTGGCCATCGGCGCCAGCCTCCTTGCCGCCCCCGCGGCGCGGGCCGCCCCCGGAAACAGCGACGCCGCTTTCACCGCCTTCCTCGACGCGGCGTTCGAGGCCGAACTCCATCTCGACCCCGAACAGCTCACCAGCCTCGGCCGCAAGGAGCAGCAGGACCGCTTCACCGACCCCAGCGACGCCGGGGCCGAGGCGCGGCTCGCCTGGCGCCGCGCCAGCGTCGCCGAGATGACGAAGCGCTTCGACCGCGCCGCGCTCGGCGAGGATGCGCGCGTCTCCTACGACATGTGGGCGCTCGAACTCGAGCGCGCCGAGGCGTCGACCAAATGGCGCGGGCATGGCTATATCTTCGACCGCAACGGCCCGCACACCGGGCTGCCCAATTTCCTGATCAACCAGCACCGCGTCGACACCCCCGCCGACATGGAAGCCTATGCCGCACGCGTGACCGCGCTCGGGCCGACGCTCGACATCTATCTCGATAGCGCCAAGGCGTCGGCGGCGAAGGGCATCCGCATGCCCGGCTTCGCCTATGACCAGTCGATCGAACTGATCGGCCGGCTCACCACCGGCGCCCCGTTCGGCGAGGGCGCGGACAATGCGCTGTTTGCCGACGCCAAGACCAAGGTCGCGGGGCTCGTCGCGGCGGGCAAGATCGACGCCGCGGCCGCCGATGCCTTCGCCGCGCGCATCGCCGAGGCGATGACCGGCTCGCTCAAACCCGCCTACGACCGCATCGCGGGCTGGCTCGCGGCCGATCGCGCCGCGGCGGGCACCGAACCGCGCGGCGCGGGCGCGCTGCCCGACGGCGCGGCCTATTATAACGCGATGCTACGGCTCCAGACGACCACCGGCATGACCGCCGACGAAATCCACGACCTCGGCCTGTCCGAAGTCGCGCGCATCCGCGGCGAGATGGAAGAGCTCAAGGCGAAGATCGGTTACGAGGGCAAGCTCGAGGATTTTTTCCTCTTCCTGCGCAGCGACGACCGTTTCTATGTCGCGAACGACGATGCCGGCCGCGCCGCCTATCTGCAGAAAGCCGCGGATTATCTCGCCGGCATGCGCGCGCGGCTGCCCGAGCAGTTCGGGCGGCTGCCCAAGGCCGACCTGATCGTCAAGCGCGTCGAGGCGTTCCGCGAGGAGCCGGGCGGCGCGGCGCATTATTCGCCCGCGGCGCTCGATGGTTCGCGGCCCGGCATCTATTATGTCCACCTCGCCGACACCCGCGCAACCCCGATCTACGAGATCGAGGGCACGACCTATCACGAGGGTCATCCCGGCCATCATATGCAGATCGCGCTCGCGCAGGAGATGACCGGCACCCCCGAGTTCCGGAAGAATTATTTCTACGGCGCCTATGGCGAGGGCTGGGCGCTCTATGTCGAGCGGCTCGCCAAGGAGATGGGCTTCTACACCGATCCCTACAGCGACTTCGGCCGCCTCGGCCGCGAAATCTGGCGCGCGATCCGGCTGGTGGTGGATACCGGCATCCACGCCAAGGGGTGGAGCGAGGCTGAGGCCTTCGCCTATTATTCGGCCAATTCGCCGCAGCCGGTGGGCAAGATCCGCTCCGAAATCCGCCGCTATTTCGTGACGCCCGGCCAGGCGACCTCGTACAAGGTCGGCATGCAGCGCATCCTGGCGCTGCGCGACAAGGCAAAGGAGGCGCTCGGCGCCCGCTACGACCAGAAGATGTTCCACGAGATCATACTCGGCCGCGGCTCGGTGCCGCTGCCGGTGCTCGAGGCGCAGGTCGATCGCTGGATTGGGTAG
- a CDS encoding PilZ domain-containing protein, with amino-acid sequence MIEPRFSPPGEDQDVEGDRRGGDRYRTVWRIAKVMRDGDAGLWRVRNMSDGGMMLAVEVPVTVGERLEIALSETVVIHGRVAWCEAGKCGVAFDAAVDGNEVLRQLAAEQQSGDYRAPRLPLHTRAQLITDGQASDIELADLSQSGAGFVHRHGHFEVGKALELVLPGGIRRQAIVRWSRGGRGGLWLTEPLGRADMESIRHFQG; translated from the coding sequence ATGATCGAACCCCGCTTCTCTCCTCCCGGAGAAGATCAGGATGTGGAAGGCGACCGCCGCGGCGGCGACCGCTATCGCACCGTGTGGCGCATCGCGAAGGTCATGCGCGACGGCGACGCGGGGCTTTGGCGCGTGCGCAACATGTCCGACGGCGGGATGATGCTCGCGGTCGAGGTCCCCGTGACGGTGGGCGAACGGCTCGAAATCGCCTTGTCCGAAACCGTCGTGATCCACGGCCGCGTCGCCTGGTGCGAGGCAGGCAAATGCGGCGTCGCCTTCGACGCCGCGGTCGATGGCAATGAAGTGCTGCGCCAACTCGCCGCCGAACAGCAATCGGGCGACTATCGCGCCCCGCGCCTGCCGCTGCATACGCGCGCGCAGCTGATCACCGACGGCCAGGCCAGCGACATCGAGCTCGCCGATCTGTCGCAGAGCGGCGCGGGTTTCGTGCACCGGCACGGCCATTTCGAGGTCGGCAAGGCGCTCGAACTGGTGCTGCCCGGCGGCATCCGCCGTCAGGCGATCGTCCGCTGGTCGCGCGGCGGCCGCGGCGGGCTATGGCTGACCGAACCGCTGGGCCGCGCCGACATGGAGAGCATACGGCACTTTCAGGGGTGA
- a CDS encoding AI-2E family transporter, producing MTENADAPAAPAARSRSKAPPAPAWSPGRIAVAAVIVLAIVGVAWLTVTLTRFFMLVFAAVVLGAIFDAIASWLCRKTNIGRGIALALSVAGIVAIFVGAFMLFGSQLAREVDTIREQIPQALRGVEAFLDRYGLGQRVRELAEVGGDDISRLASQAGGYALAAGSGIADFVLVLVAAIFLASDPATYRRGLLLLLPEKAEPTAALALADAGRGLKGWMVGQAVSSLVVAGLTWAGLALLGVPAAGGLGLIAGLLDVIPMIGPIIAGIPAVLLAFTVSPMTALWTLVLFLVIQQLQGNFLQPMIQKQAVDVPPAVLLFSVVAAGILFGFLGVLLAAPLTVVVYVLVQRIYVKTLLGKDIKIAGQD from the coding sequence ATGACCGAAAACGCCGACGCTCCCGCCGCTCCCGCCGCCCGATCGCGCAGCAAGGCGCCGCCCGCGCCTGCATGGTCCCCCGGCCGGATCGCCGTCGCGGCGGTGATCGTGCTCGCGATCGTCGGGGTCGCATGGCTGACGGTCACGCTCACGCGCTTCTTCATGCTCGTTTTCGCCGCGGTGGTGCTCGGCGCGATCTTCGATGCGATCGCGAGCTGGCTTTGCCGCAAGACGAACATCGGGCGCGGCATTGCGCTGGCGCTGTCGGTCGCGGGGATCGTCGCGATTTTCGTCGGCGCCTTCATGCTCTTCGGATCGCAGCTCGCGCGCGAGGTCGACACGATCCGCGAGCAGATCCCGCAGGCGCTGCGCGGGGTCGAGGCCTTTCTCGACCGCTATGGCCTCGGTCAGCGCGTGCGCGAACTCGCCGAGGTCGGCGGCGACGACATCTCGCGGCTCGCTTCGCAGGCGGGCGGCTATGCGCTCGCGGCGGGCAGCGGCATCGCCGATTTCGTGCTCGTGCTCGTCGCGGCGATCTTCCTCGCGAGCGACCCGGCGACCTATCGCCGCGGGCTGCTGCTGCTGCTCCCCGAAAAGGCCGAGCCGACCGCGGCGCTCGCCCTCGCCGATGCCGGGCGCGGGCTCAAGGGCTGGATGGTCGGGCAAGCGGTGTCGTCGCTGGTCGTCGCGGGGCTGACCTGGGCTGGACTCGCGCTGCTCGGCGTTCCGGCGGCGGGCGGCTTGGGGCTGATCGCAGGACTGCTCGACGTCATCCCCATGATCGGCCCGATCATCGCGGGTATTCCCGCCGTGCTGCTCGCCTTCACCGTCTCCCCGATGACCGCGCTGTGGACGCTGGTCCTGTTCCTCGTGATCCAGCAGTTGCAGGGCAATTTCCTGCAGCCGATGATCCAGAAGCAGGCGGTCGACGTGCCGCCCGCAGTGCTGCTGTTCTCGGTGGTCGCCGCGGGGATTTTGTTCGGCTTCCTCGGCGTGCTGCTCGCCGCGCCGCTGACCGTGGTGGTCTATGTGCTGGTCCAGCGCATCTATGTGAAGACGCTGCTGGGCAAGGACATCAAGATCGCCGGGCAGGACTGA
- a CDS encoding coniferyl aldehyde dehydrogenase: protein MATAIKQDLAGETARMHEVLAAQKASFTAAMPESLGVRTDRIDRAIALLVDNAEEFAKAVSEDFGHRSREQTLMTDIMPSVSALKHAKKHMAAWSKGEKRKPTFPLGLLGAKAEVVYQPKGVVGVVAPWNFPVGMVFVPMAGILAAGNRAMIKPSEFTENVSALMARLIPDYFDESEIAVFTGDAEVGVAFSKLAFDHMIFTGATSVGRHIMRAAADNLVPVTLELGGKSPTFIGRSANKEQAGQRVALGKLMNAGQICLAPDYLLVAEDQEGEVIDSVVRGAAALYPTLLANDDYTSVVNVRNYDRLQGYLADAREKGAEVIEVNPGAEDFASANGHKMPLHIVRNPTDDMKVMQEEIFGPILPVKTYKSIDDAIDYVNANDRPLGLYYFGQDKSEEERVLTRTISGGVTVNDVLFHNAMEDLPFGGVGPSGMGNYHGLDGFRTFSHARAVYRQPKLDVAGLAGFKPPYGKATAKTLAKELKK from the coding sequence ATGGCCACCGCGATCAAGCAGGATTTAGCCGGCGAAACCGCGCGCATGCACGAAGTGCTCGCCGCGCAAAAAGCGAGCTTTACGGCCGCCATGCCCGAGAGTCTTGGCGTCCGCACCGACCGCATCGACCGCGCCATCGCTTTGCTCGTCGACAATGCCGAGGAATTCGCCAAGGCGGTAAGCGAGGATTTCGGGCATCGCAGCCGCGAACAGACGCTGATGACCGACATCATGCCCTCGGTCAGCGCGCTCAAGCATGCGAAGAAGCATATGGCCGCCTGGTCGAAGGGCGAGAAGCGCAAGCCCACTTTCCCGCTCGGGCTGCTCGGCGCCAAGGCGGAGGTGGTCTATCAGCCCAAGGGCGTCGTCGGCGTGGTGGCGCCGTGGAATTTCCCTGTCGGCATGGTGTTCGTGCCGATGGCGGGCATCCTCGCCGCAGGCAACCGTGCCATGATCAAGCCGAGCGAATTTACCGAGAATGTCTCGGCGCTGATGGCGCGGCTGATCCCCGATTATTTCGACGAGAGCGAGATCGCGGTGTTCACCGGCGATGCCGAGGTCGGCGTCGCCTTCTCGAAGCTGGCCTTCGACCATATGATCTTCACGGGCGCGACGAGCGTCGGGCGCCACATCATGCGCGCCGCCGCCGATAACCTCGTCCCCGTCACGCTCGAGCTTGGCGGCAAGTCGCCGACCTTCATCGGGCGCAGCGCGAACAAGGAACAGGCGGGGCAGCGCGTCGCGCTCGGCAAGCTGATGAACGCCGGGCAGATCTGCCTTGCGCCCGATTATCTGCTCGTCGCCGAGGATCAGGAGGGCGAGGTGATCGACAGCGTCGTGCGCGGCGCCGCGGCGCTCTATCCGACGCTGCTCGCCAACGACGATTACACCTCGGTGGTCAACGTCCGCAATTACGACCGGCTGCAGGGCTATCTGGCCGACGCGCGCGAGAAGGGCGCCGAGGTGATCGAGGTCAATCCGGGGGCTGAGGATTTCGCCAGCGCCAACGGTCACAAGATGCCGCTCCATATCGTGCGCAATCCCACCGACGACATGAAGGTGATGCAGGAGGAAATCTTCGGCCCGATCCTGCCGGTCAAAACCTACAAGAGCATCGACGACGCGATCGACTATGTGAACGCGAACGACCGCCCGCTCGGTCTCTATTATTTCGGACAGGACAAGAGCGAGGAGGAGCGCGTGCTGACGCGGACGATTTCTGGCGGCGTGACGGTCAACGACGTGCTGTTCCACAACGCGATGGAGGATCTGCCATTTGGCGGCGTGGGTCCGTCGGGCATGGGCAACTACCACGGGCTCGACGGTTTCAGGACGTTCAGCCACGCGCGCGCGGTGTATCGCCAGCCCAAGCTCGACGTCGCGGGGCTGGCCGGCTTCAAGCCGCCCTATGGCAAGGCGACCGCGAAGACGCTGGCGAAGGAACTCAAGAAGTAG
- a CDS encoding phage tail sheath family protein, whose protein sequence is MPETLTYPGVYIQEVGSGVRTVSGVATSIAAFVGRALRGPVNQPTTCFNYGEFTRCFGGLWSAGPLSYAVDDFYANGGGQAEIVRLFKPLGAADDGIAVLDVGALALRAATPGAWGNALTGLATHPDQADPVGAAAAALKYDLAVADLFDLRIEDKTTGAVEIFRNLTVKATGGARRFDRVLAAESSLVQCQINNDGTPKLGNRPANNATGTGLNGNDGAPLLDTDFIGDSDKKTGIYALKKADLFNLLCIPPDERDGTLPRTVNEKAAQFCKAERAVLIVDPPADWDDKPDEAAAIVKAKQLNGATSVLSLAFADNAALYFPRILRRDPKRGGQLDSFVPCGAVAGIIARTDNARGVWKSPAGMSATLAGAEGLTVKMTDEENGLLNPLGVNCLRSFPGTGLTVWGARTLKGSDQLSDDYKYLAVRRLALFIEESLYRGTQWVVFEGNDEPLWAQIRLSVGTFMQRMFKQGAFQGASPRDAYFVKCDGSTTTQDDRNRGIVNIVVGFAPLLPAEFVVISIQQIRTAA, encoded by the coding sequence ATGCCCGAGACTCTGACCTATCCCGGCGTCTATATTCAGGAAGTGGGATCGGGGGTGCGCACCGTCAGCGGCGTCGCGACCTCGATCGCCGCCTTTGTCGGGCGGGCGCTGCGCGGCCCGGTGAACCAGCCGACGACCTGCTTCAACTATGGCGAGTTCACGCGCTGCTTCGGCGGGCTGTGGTCGGCAGGGCCCTTGTCCTATGCGGTCGACGATTTCTACGCCAATGGCGGCGGTCAGGCGGAGATCGTCCGGCTGTTCAAGCCGCTCGGCGCCGCCGACGACGGCATCGCGGTTCTCGACGTGGGCGCGCTCGCATTGCGCGCGGCGACTCCGGGCGCCTGGGGCAATGCGCTCACCGGCCTCGCGACGCATCCCGACCAGGCCGATCCCGTCGGGGCCGCCGCGGCCGCGCTGAAATACGATCTCGCGGTCGCCGACCTCTTCGACCTCCGGATCGAGGACAAGACTACCGGCGCGGTCGAGATTTTCCGCAACCTGACGGTGAAGGCCACGGGCGGCGCGCGCCGCTTCGACCGCGTGCTCGCGGCCGAATCGAGCCTCGTCCAGTGTCAGATCAACAACGACGGCACGCCGAAGCTCGGCAACCGCCCTGCGAACAATGCGACGGGCACGGGCCTCAATGGCAACGACGGCGCGCCTTTGCTCGACACCGACTTTATCGGCGACAGCGACAAGAAGACGGGCATCTATGCGCTCAAGAAAGCCGACCTGTTCAACCTGCTCTGTATCCCACCCGACGAGCGCGACGGCACGCTGCCGCGCACGGTCAACGAGAAAGCCGCGCAATTCTGCAAGGCGGAGCGCGCGGTGCTGATCGTCGATCCGCCCGCCGACTGGGACGACAAGCCCGACGAGGCCGCGGCGATCGTCAAGGCGAAGCAGCTCAATGGCGCGACCTCGGTGCTGTCGCTCGCTTTCGCAGACAATGCCGCGCTCTATTTTCCGCGCATCCTGCGCCGCGATCCCAAGCGCGGCGGCCAGCTCGACAGCTTCGTCCCGTGCGGTGCGGTGGCGGGAATCATCGCCCGCACGGATAATGCCCGCGGCGTCTGGAAATCGCCCGCGGGCATGTCGGCGACGCTCGCCGGCGCCGAGGGGCTGACGGTCAAGATGACCGACGAGGAGAACGGCCTGCTCAACCCTCTGGGAGTAAACTGCCTGCGCAGCTTCCCTGGCACCGGCCTGACCGTCTGGGGCGCGCGCACGCTCAAGGGTTCGGACCAGCTTTCCGACGATTATAAGTATCTCGCGGTCCGGCGCCTCGCCTTGTTCATCGAGGAAAGCCTCTACCGCGGCACGCAATGGGTGGTGTTCGAGGGCAATGACGAGCCGCTGTGGGCGCAGATCCGCCTGTCGGTCGGCACCTTCATGCAGCGCATGTTCAAGCAGGGCGCCTTCCAGGGCGCGAGCCCGCGCGACGCCTATTTCGTCAAATGCGACGGCAGCACGACGACGCAGGACGACCGCAACCGGGGCATCGTCAACATCGTCGTCGGTTTCGCACCGCTGCTGCCCGCCGAATTCGTCGTCATTTCCATCCAGCAGATCCGCACCGCGGCCTGA
- a CDS encoding phage tail protein produces MAPPFSVNPERRDPYKTYKFRLRLPDGAYLAGLSKMSALKRSTEVVKFREGGDPSTSRKSPGQTEYEAITLERGVTHDTTFEQWANKVWNFGSGLGAEVSLKDFRKDLVLEIYNEAGQLVLAYRLFRCWPSEFVAFPDLDASASAVAIQTLKLENEGWERDYDVAEPSEPSFTEPTL; encoded by the coding sequence ATGGCACCACCTTTCAGCGTCAACCCCGAGCGGCGCGACCCGTACAAGACCTATAAGTTCCGCCTGCGCCTGCCCGACGGCGCCTATCTCGCGGGGCTCAGCAAGATGAGCGCGCTCAAGCGCAGCACCGAGGTCGTCAAGTTCCGCGAAGGCGGCGACCCCTCGACCTCGCGCAAGTCGCCCGGCCAGACCGAATATGAGGCGATCACGCTCGAACGCGGGGTCACCCACGACACGACCTTCGAGCAATGGGCGAACAAGGTGTGGAATTTCGGCTCGGGCCTCGGCGCCGAGGTGTCCTTGAAGGATTTCCGCAAGGACCTCGTCCTCGAAATCTACAACGAAGCCGGACAGCTCGTCCTCGCCTATCGCCTGTTCCGCTGCTGGCCGTCGGAGTTCGTGGCCTTTCCCGACCTCGACGCCTCGGCGAGCGCGGTCGCGATCCAGACGCTCAAGCTGGAGAATGAGGGCTGGGAACGCGACTATGACGTCGCCGAACCGAGCGAGCCGAGCTTCACCGAGCCGACGCTCTAG